A part of Halobaculum sp. MBLA0143 genomic DNA contains:
- a CDS encoding aspartate kinase, which translates to MRLVAKFGGTSLGTGQRVERAADSIADVVADGHEIAVVASAMGSTTDELLEDITFDADNADRAEIVSMGERTSVRMLKAALAARDVDATFVEPGSDLWPVITDSHGEVDPSVTQERAEALAEALDGTVPVVTGFLAETPDGDVTTLGRGGSDTTAVMLGNYMDADEVVIVTDVEGVMTGDPGVVEGARNVARITVDELRNLSFRGAEVIAPSALSYKHEDLNVRVLHYQHGDLTAGGTKVEGTFENIVDMEEDPLACITVAGRAIRNRPGILSDLSEALFEHEINIDAVASGMDSVTFYVGSDVAEVAETTLHDEVVEDESLSSVTNESEFAVIRIMGGELPNRPGVISGIVAPLADAGVTIHDIVTSATSVAVFVAWSEREEVLSIVQEQVSISHENVSR; encoded by the coding sequence GTGCGTCTCGTAGCCAAGTTCGGCGGCACGTCGTTGGGAACCGGCCAACGCGTCGAGCGCGCCGCCGACTCGATCGCGGACGTGGTCGCGGACGGCCACGAGATCGCCGTCGTCGCCAGCGCGATGGGGTCGACGACGGACGAACTCCTGGAGGACATCACCTTCGACGCCGACAACGCCGACCGCGCGGAGATCGTCTCGATGGGTGAACGCACCTCCGTCCGGATGCTGAAGGCGGCGCTGGCGGCCCGCGACGTGGACGCCACGTTCGTCGAGCCCGGGAGTGACCTCTGGCCCGTCATCACGGACAGTCACGGCGAGGTGGACCCTTCCGTCACCCAGGAACGGGCCGAGGCGCTGGCGGAGGCGTTGGACGGCACCGTCCCGGTCGTCACCGGGTTCCTGGCGGAGACGCCCGACGGCGACGTGACGACGCTCGGCCGCGGCGGCTCCGACACCACCGCGGTGATGCTGGGCAACTACATGGACGCAGACGAGGTCGTGATCGTCACCGACGTGGAGGGGGTCATGACCGGCGACCCCGGCGTCGTGGAGGGTGCCCGCAACGTCGCCCGCATCACCGTCGACGAACTGCGGAACCTCTCGTTCCGCGGGGCGGAGGTGATCGCCCCCTCGGCGCTGTCGTACAAACACGAGGACCTGAACGTCCGGGTCCTCCACTACCAACACGGCGACCTCACCGCCGGCGGCACGAAGGTGGAGGGCACCTTCGAGAACATCGTCGACATGGAGGAGGACCCGTTGGCGTGTATCACCGTCGCCGGCCGGGCGATCCGGAACCGGCCGGGTATCCTCTCCGACCTCTCGGAGGCGTTGTTCGAACACGAGATCAACATCGACGCCGTCGCCTCCGGCATGGACTCCGTCACCTTCTACGTCGGCAGCGACGTGGCCGAGGTGGCGGAGACGACGCTCCACGACGAGGTGGTGGAAGACGAGTCGCTGTCCTCGGTCACCAACGAGTCGGAGTTCGCCGTCATTCGGATCATGGGCGGGGAACTTCCAAATCGTCCGGGGGTCATCTCCGGAATCGTCGCTCCCCTCGCCGACGCCGGCGTGACGATCCACGACATCGTCACGTCGGCCACCTCCGTCGCCGTGTTCGTGGCGTGGTCGGAACGCGAGGAGGTGCTGTCCATCGTCCAGGAACAGGTGTCGATCTCACACGAGAACGTCTCGCGGTAG
- a CDS encoding metallophosphoesterase, with translation MRIGLLSDVHGNRVALEAVLADLPPVDRLVCAGDVVGYNPWPADCVETLRDRGVPTVVGNHDRAVAEDTGFRFNAMASAGVDHAREQLDEGALSWLGDLPRRRRLADGQVAVVHDHPERQDHYTYPEEFDPSLLAAAGDPEVLVLGHTHLQHHETFDEGVVVNPGSVGQPRDGDPRAAYAVVDLDDRSVAEHRVTYDVDGVAEAVADAGLPEKIGERLYHGK, from the coding sequence GTGCGAATCGGACTGCTCTCGGACGTTCACGGCAACAGAGTGGCGCTGGAGGCGGTGCTGGCGGATCTCCCGCCGGTCGACCGGCTGGTGTGTGCCGGCGACGTGGTGGGGTACAACCCGTGGCCGGCCGACTGCGTCGAGACGCTCCGCGACCGTGGGGTGCCGACCGTCGTCGGTAACCACGACCGGGCGGTCGCCGAGGACACGGGGTTCCGGTTCAACGCGATGGCGTCGGCCGGCGTCGACCACGCCCGCGAGCAGTTGGACGAGGGCGCGCTGTCGTGGCTGGGGGACCTCCCGCGACGCCGACGGCTCGCCGACGGGCAGGTGGCCGTCGTCCACGACCACCCGGAGCGCCAGGACCACTACACCTACCCGGAGGAGTTCGACCCGTCGCTGCTGGCGGCCGCGGGCGACCCCGAGGTGCTCGTGTTGGGCCACACCCACCTCCAACACCACGAGACGTTCGACGAGGGAGTCGTCGTCAATCCCGGGAGCGTCGGCCAGCCACGGGACGGTGACCCGCGGGCGGCGTACGCCGTCGTCGACCTGGACGACCGGTCGGTGGCGGAACACCGAGTGACGTACGACGTGGACGGAGTCGCGGAGGCGGTGGCGGACGCCGGACTGCCGGAGAAGATCGGCGAACGGCTGTACCACGGGAAGTGA
- a CDS encoding histidine kinase N-terminal 7TM domain-containing protein codes for MLSALSWPVVASLAAAVGTCYLIAALWRHRGAPGADWFLIVLGLQAAYTALYGVGFLVTDPGLRAAVEVGFWVVFTWLGPAFAAFALTYTGRPAVLRTRPFGVVVVVLLGVTVTLPFAPAGGLVWTGFEVAETAGVAGATYTRGPAIFLSFVANAALTAGGTVLLFDTVVSYGPLYRREAAAVGVSTLPPAVGATLWGLGLPVGGPNLMPVLALPHVLLDGYAYLASDLFEFDPATRRASERAAVDELATPVVVLDRESRVIRLNEAAADTLDTTRAATLGEPAATVGLSFDPSDPPESVELRVGGRRRTYRVTASGLRDRTDTLVGYTVVLQDITAERRRRQRLDVLNRVLRHNLRNGLSVVQLYAGQIADTGDGETPELAAEIERQADELLALGDAARRGEEALDAGDDRREVAVAALVSEAVDDHDDVDVRVPAELRLAVAPAPVTLAVANLVDNAVEHGAPPVTVSARADDDEAVIEIHDEGPGVPEYELAPLRADAETALEHGSGLGLWLVRWGVDAVGGGLAVDTSDGTTATVRVPGVVAGREAAAPARERPDTGS; via the coding sequence GTGTTGTCGGCGCTCTCGTGGCCCGTGGTCGCGTCGTTGGCGGCCGCGGTCGGCACCTGTTATCTGATCGCGGCGCTGTGGCGTCACCGTGGGGCGCCGGGCGCCGACTGGTTCTTGATCGTGTTGGGGCTCCAGGCCGCGTACACGGCGTTGTACGGTGTCGGTTTCCTCGTCACCGACCCGGGGCTGCGGGCCGCCGTCGAGGTCGGGTTCTGGGTCGTCTTCACCTGGCTCGGACCGGCGTTCGCCGCGTTCGCGCTGACGTACACCGGCCGGCCGGCGGTGCTCCGGACCCGGCCGTTCGGCGTGGTGGTAGTCGTTCTCCTCGGGGTGACGGTGACGCTCCCGTTCGCGCCCGCCGGCGGTCTCGTCTGGACCGGGTTCGAGGTGGCAGAGACCGCTGGCGTCGCCGGCGCGACGTACACCCGCGGTCCCGCGATCTTCCTCAGCTTCGTGGCGAACGCCGCGTTGACGGCTGGGGGTACGGTCCTGTTGTTCGACACCGTCGTCAGCTACGGGCCGTTGTACCGTCGTGAGGCGGCGGCAGTCGGAGTGAGCACGCTCCCGCCGGCCGTCGGCGCGACGCTGTGGGGTCTCGGGCTGCCCGTCGGCGGTCCGAACCTGATGCCGGTGTTGGCGCTGCCACACGTCCTGTTGGACGGCTACGCCTACCTCGCGTCCGACCTGTTCGAGTTCGACCCTGCGACGCGACGTGCCAGCGAACGGGCGGCCGTCGACGAGCTGGCGACGCCGGTGGTCGTCTTGGACCGCGAGTCGCGAGTGATCCGACTGAACGAGGCCGCCGCCGACACGCTGGACACGACGCGGGCGGCGACGCTCGGCGAGCCGGCGGCGACAGTCGGGCTGTCGTTCGACCCGAGCGACCCTCCGGAGTCGGTGGAACTGCGGGTCGGCGGTCGACGACGGACGTACCGGGTGACCGCCTCCGGACTCCGGGACAGGACGGACACGCTCGTCGGCTACACGGTCGTCCTCCAGGACATCACGGCCGAGCGCCGGCGACGCCAACGGCTGGACGTGTTGAATCGTGTGCTCCGGCACAACCTCCGGAACGGTCTGAGCGTCGTCCAGCTGTACGCCGGGCAGATCGCCGACACCGGAGACGGAGAGACGCCCGAACTGGCGGCGGAGATCGAACGCCAGGCAGACGAGCTGCTCGCGCTCGGCGACGCCGCTCGCCGGGGTGAGGAGGCGTTGGACGCCGGCGACGACCGTCGAGAGGTGGCGGTGGCGGCGCTCGTGTCCGAGGCGGTCGACGATCACGACGATGTCGACGTTCGAGTCCCGGCGGAGCTACGGCTGGCGGTGGCGCCGGCGCCGGTGACGCTGGCCGTGGCGAACCTCGTCGACAACGCGGTCGAACACGGCGCGCCGCCGGTGACGGTGTCGGCCCGTGCCGACGACGACGAGGCCGTGATCGAGATCCACGACGAGGGACCGGGCGTGCCGGAGTACGAACTCGCTCCGCTGCGGGCGGACGCGGAGACGGCGCTGGAACACGGCAGCGGGCTCGGACTCTGGCTCGTCCGGTGGGGGGTAGACGCCGTCGGCGGCGGCCTCGCCGTCGACACGTCGGACGGGACGACCGCGACCGTCCGCGTCCCCGGAGTCGTCGCCGGCAGGGAGGCGGCGGCGCCGGCTCGTGAGCGCCCTGACACCGGAAGTTAA
- a CDS encoding helix-turn-helix transcriptional regulator produces the protein MRETSLAAVIVVLVAAVAGVAVVGATAPGDGGLPALADTPETDDTVTRIGLSANGSAVWTVRYRTRLRTDADLAAYREFQATFRNDTAAYESSFRDRIAPVVADAAEGTGREMRLADVTATTSIQRVPRRWGVVAYRFRWANFSATAPDGSLRAGDVFGGGYYLGANDTLVVTAPSDYRLTRVEPSPDGREDGRARWTGRRSFADGRPSVVAAPPTPTASPTATPSPTPSPTPPPTASPATTTTPATDQGGDDLVIPAAIAGVIAVLFTALVVAGRAPSWLPGGRGSDPTDPGDPDAPDGGASTAPTDTASTTTAAVDATDADGATADGDTARDETTDRATPDTGTTADGSETGTTDETTADETTTDVTTTDDTETESSDSTDATDTDATGDASDPTDATTAAGVAGDADGEPPEPYASVLADLRPPLTDEERVTQALAREHGRMRQSALADTLEWSASKTSRVLSRMADDDRVEKLRVGRENVVELVVDEDP, from the coding sequence ATGCGAGAGACGAGCCTCGCGGCCGTGATCGTGGTTCTGGTCGCCGCCGTCGCGGGCGTCGCGGTCGTCGGCGCGACCGCACCCGGCGACGGCGGGCTGCCGGCGCTCGCCGACACGCCGGAGACGGACGACACCGTCACCCGAATCGGCCTCTCGGCGAACGGCTCCGCCGTCTGGACGGTGCGGTACCGCACTCGGCTCCGGACGGACGCCGACCTCGCCGCCTACCGCGAGTTCCAGGCGACGTTCCGGAACGACACTGCCGCCTACGAGTCGTCGTTCCGCGACCGGATCGCGCCGGTCGTCGCCGACGCCGCCGAGGGGACCGGTCGCGAGATGCGGCTCGCAGACGTGACGGCGACCACGTCGATCCAACGGGTGCCCCGGCGCTGGGGTGTCGTCGCCTACCGGTTCCGCTGGGCGAACTTCTCGGCGACCGCGCCCGACGGCAGCCTCCGCGCCGGCGACGTGTTCGGCGGCGGCTACTACCTCGGGGCCAACGACACGCTCGTCGTCACTGCGCCGTCGGACTACCGTCTCACTCGGGTGGAGCCGTCGCCGGACGGACGCGAGGACGGCCGGGCGCGCTGGACCGGTCGACGCAGCTTCGCAGACGGTCGCCCCTCCGTCGTCGCGGCACCCCCGACACCGACGGCCTCGCCGACCGCCACGCCCTCGCCGACCCCCTCACCCACACCGCCACCGACGGCCTCGCCGGCGACGACGACCACGCCCGCGACCGACCAGGGCGGCGACGACCTCGTGATTCCGGCGGCGATTGCGGGCGTGATCGCCGTTCTGTTCACTGCGCTCGTCGTAGCCGGGCGCGCTCCCTCCTGGCTCCCGGGCGGCAGGGGGAGCGACCCGACCGACCCGGGTGACCCGGACGCGCCCGACGGCGGGGCGAGCACGGCTCCGACGGACACCGCCTCGACCACCACGGCTGCCGTCGACGCGACCGACGCGGACGGAGCGACCGCCGACGGCGACACGGCGCGCGACGAGACGACCGACCGGGCCACGCCCGACACGGGGACGACGGCCGACGGATCGGAGACGGGAACGACCGACGAGACGACGGCCGACGAGACGACGACCGATGTGACGACGACCGACGACACGGAGACAGAGTCGTCGGACTCGACGGACGCAACAGACACGGACGCGACCGGCGACGCGTCGGACCCCACGGACGCGACGACGGCTGCGGGCGTGGCCGGCGACGCGGACGGCGAGCCCCCGGAGCCGTACGCGAGCGTGCTCGCCGACCTCCGGCCGCCGCTGACGGACGAAGAACGGGTGACGCAGGCGCTGGCCCGCGAACACGGCCGGATGCGCCAGTCGGCGCTGGCGGACACGTTGGAGTGGTCGGCGTCGAAGACATCCCGAGTGCTCTCGCGGATGGCCGACGACGACCGAGTGGAGAAGCTCCGGGTCGGCCGCGAGAACGTCGTGGAGTTAGTCGTCGACGAGGACCCGTAG
- a CDS encoding bifunctional UDP-sugar hydrolase/5'-nucleotidase — MSLRLYCFDDLEGVYDRPTRVARLVGLCRGLPEEAVVVGGGDDTALGSLAALAATDAVGDDPPSGFDHGRALARPAFEAIAHDAEVPGNHDLDPGLDWTRAWAASVPPTYCCGNAADGFQDTVVVERGDARVGVVGVTHPATEELLPLGLATTVSDPVPAVREGLAALRDRGVDHTVVLSHCGEHDERVARETDADAVVGGHVHERLTGTFDGTVLLRGGGPDAVLSARLADGDPAIRTHPVADAPVHEPTRERYRDLRATLGGDEPLATVDRVPRERRHRTGGESRVGNFLADALRAAVDADAALFPAGSLRPGPALSGTVTLADAVSLAPFDDTVHELRLSGAQLRTVLADCGCDHPGERGWVHAHVAGLRVRWDADGDLQSVCRSDGGPLVDDEPYTVATTGWFVLTDGYDPANETHLVRDRVSVLAAIAEHAREGGLGVGTEGRIAREN; from the coding sequence GTGTCCCTCCGTCTGTACTGTTTCGACGACCTCGAAGGCGTGTACGATCGCCCGACGCGTGTCGCCCGGCTCGTCGGACTGTGTCGCGGGCTGCCCGAGGAGGCCGTCGTCGTCGGCGGCGGCGACGACACCGCACTCGGCAGCCTCGCGGCACTCGCTGCCACGGACGCCGTCGGCGACGACCCGCCGTCCGGCTTCGACCACGGTCGCGCGCTGGCCCGCCCGGCGTTCGAGGCGATCGCCCACGACGCCGAGGTGCCCGGCAACCACGATCTCGACCCCGGGCTGGACTGGACCCGGGCGTGGGCAGCCTCCGTCCCGCCGACGTACTGCTGTGGTAACGCGGCCGACGGCTTCCAGGACACGGTCGTCGTGGAACGCGGCGACGCCCGCGTCGGTGTCGTCGGCGTCACCCACCCGGCGACCGAGGAACTGCTCCCGCTGGGGCTGGCGACGACCGTCTCCGACCCGGTGCCGGCCGTCCGAGAGGGGCTCGCCGCGCTCCGCGACCGCGGCGTCGACCACACGGTCGTCCTCTCGCACTGTGGCGAACACGACGAGCGGGTCGCCCGCGAGACGGACGCCGACGCCGTCGTCGGCGGTCACGTCCACGAGCGTCTGACGGGGACGTTCGACGGCACCGTCCTCCTCCGGGGCGGAGGTCCCGACGCGGTGCTCTCCGCGCGTCTCGCGGACGGCGACCCGGCGATCCGCACGCACCCAGTCGCCGACGCACCGGTCCACGAGCCCACCCGGGAGCGCTACCGCGATCTCCGGGCCACGCTCGGCGGTGACGAGCCGTTGGCGACCGTCGACCGCGTCCCCCGAGAGCGACGGCACCGCACCGGCGGGGAGTCGCGTGTCGGCAACTTCCTCGCGGACGCGCTCCGGGCGGCCGTCGACGCCGACGCCGCGTTGTTCCCCGCCGGCTCGCTGCGTCCGGGGCCGGCGCTGTCCGGCACCGTCACACTCGCGGACGCCGTCTCGTTGGCCCCGTTCGACGACACCGTCCACGAACTCCGTCTGTCCGGCGCGCAACTCCGTACGGTGCTCGCGGACTGCGGCTGCGACCACCCCGGCGAGCGTGGGTGGGTCCACGCCCACGTCGCCGGGCTCCGGGTGCGCTGGGACGCCGACGGCGACCTCCAGTCCGTCTGTCGCTCGGACGGGGGTCCGCTCGTCGACGACGAGCCGTACACCGTGGCGACGACCGGGTGGTTCGTGCTGACGGACGGCTACGACCCCGCGAACGAGACACACCTCGTCCGCGACCGGGTGTCGGTGCTCGCGGCGATCGCCGAGCACGCGCGAGAGGGTGGGTTGGGGGTCGGGACGGAGGGGCGGATTGCGAGAGAGAACTAG
- a CDS encoding winged helix-turn-helix domain-containing protein, with product MDRAARLEAGEQAEIDGTRFDQLDTLLDKKRLRFVQQILAHDSGVLSVEELSYRNPDIESGTIDYHLRKLESAELTERLSTDDPANDLPNTYWAVTGRGVARLDELGFYDEVEVLAVADEALERTERIERIEAFDARPQVDVSQ from the coding sequence GTGGACAGAGCAGCGAGACTAGAAGCGGGCGAACAGGCAGAGATCGATGGAACTCGGTTCGATCAGTTAGACACGTTGCTGGACAAGAAGCGTCTCCGCTTCGTCCAACAGATCCTCGCTCACGACAGCGGCGTGCTCTCCGTCGAGGAACTGTCCTACCGGAACCCGGACATCGAGTCGGGGACAATCGACTACCACCTCCGGAAGTTGGAGTCGGCAGAGCTCACCGAGCGACTGTCCACAGACGACCCCGCCAACGACCTTCCGAACACGTACTGGGCGGTCACCGGCCGCGGCGTCGCGCGACTCGACGAACTCGGCTTCTACGACGAAGTCGAGGTGCTGGCAGTCGCAGACGAGGCGCTGGAGCGCACGGAGCGGATCGAGCGAATCGAAGCGTTCGACGCTCGTCCGCAGGTCGACGTGTCGCAGTAG
- a CDS encoding V-type ATP synthase subunit B, producing the protein MKEYETITEVSGPLVFAEVDEPVGYDEMVEIQTPQGETKRGQILESEEGLVAIQVFEGTSGIDRNASVRFLGKTLKMDLTEDLLGRVLDGSGQPIDGGPDVVADEKRDIVGAAINPVSREYPEEFIQTGVSAIDGMNTLVRGQKLPIFSASGLPHNELALQIARQASVPEAEAAGEDSEFAVIFGAMGITQEEANEFMADFERTGALERSVVFMNLADDPAVERTVTPRLALTTAEYLAFDKGYHVLTILTDMTNYCEALREIGAAREEVPGRRGYPGYMYTDLASLYERAGRIDGREGSVTQIPILTMPGDDDTHPIPDLTGYITEGQIMMDRDLNSQGVEPPINVLPSLSRLMDDGIGEGYTRGDHADVKDQLFAAYAEGVELRDLENIVGREALDDRQNRLLDFADQFETEFVEQGYDTDRDIDDTLDIGWDLLSLLPRSELNRVGEDLIEEYYQDDVEEVAAD; encoded by the coding sequence ATGAAAGAGTACGAGACAATCACGGAGGTCAGCGGCCCGCTGGTGTTCGCCGAGGTGGACGAGCCGGTCGGGTACGACGAGATGGTGGAGATCCAGACGCCCCAAGGGGAGACCAAGCGGGGGCAGATCCTGGAGTCGGAAGAGGGGCTCGTCGCCATCCAGGTGTTCGAGGGCACGTCCGGTATCGACCGGAACGCGTCCGTGCGGTTCCTCGGGAAGACGCTGAAGATGGATCTCACCGAGGATCTGCTGGGACGCGTGCTGGACGGCTCCGGCCAGCCGATCGACGGCGGGCCGGACGTCGTCGCAGACGAGAAGCGCGACATCGTCGGGGCGGCGATCAACCCCGTCTCCCGGGAGTACCCGGAGGAGTTCATCCAGACCGGCGTGTCCGCCATCGACGGCATGAACACCCTGGTGCGGGGCCAGAAGCTGCCGATCTTCTCGGCGTCCGGGCTGCCGCACAACGAACTGGCGCTCCAGATCGCGCGGCAGGCGTCCGTGCCGGAGGCCGAGGCGGCCGGCGAGGACTCCGAGTTCGCCGTGATCTTCGGCGCGATGGGGATCACCCAGGAGGAGGCCAACGAGTTCATGGCCGACTTCGAGCGCACCGGCGCGCTGGAGCGGTCCGTCGTGTTCATGAACCTCGCGGACGACCCGGCCGTAGAGCGGACGGTGACGCCGCGGCTGGCGCTCACTACCGCCGAGTACCTCGCGTTCGACAAGGGGTACCACGTCCTGACGATCCTGACGGACATGACGAACTACTGTGAGGCGCTCCGGGAGATCGGCGCCGCCCGCGAGGAGGTGCCGGGCCGCCGTGGCTACCCGGGGTACATGTACACGGACCTGGCGTCCCTGTACGAGCGTGCCGGCCGGATCGACGGACGCGAGGGCTCCGTCACGCAGATCCCGATCCTCACGATGCCCGGTGACGACGACACCCACCCGATTCCGGACCTGACCGGCTACATCACGGAAGGCCAGATCATGATGGACCGGGACCTCAACAGTCAGGGTGTCGAGCCGCCGATCAACGTCCTGCCGTCGCTGTCGCGGCTGATGGACGACGGGATCGGCGAGGGGTACACCCGCGGCGACCACGCCGACGTGAAAGACCAGCTGTTCGCGGCGTACGCCGAAGGCGTCGAGCTCCGCGACCTGGAGAACATCGTCGGCCGCGAAGCGCTGGACGACCGCCAGAACCGCCTCCTCGACTTCGCCGACCAGTTCGAGACGGAGTTCGTCGAGCAGGGGTACGACACGGACCGCGACATCGACGACACGCTGGACATCGGCTGGGACCTCCTGTCGTTGCTCCCGAGGTCGGAACTCAACCGCGTCGGCGAGGACCTGATCGAGGAGTACTACCAAGACGACGTCGAGGAAGTCGCTGCGGACTGA
- a CDS encoding ATP synthase subunit A, giving the protein MSQATDPETTPADAGVIRSVSGPVVTATDLDARMNDVVYVGDEGLMGEVIEIEGDVTTIQVYEETSGVAPGEPVENTGEPLTVDLGPGMLDTIYDGVQRPLDVLEEKMDSAFLDRGVDAPGIDMEAEWEFTPEVEAGDKVESGDVLGVVPETVTIDHKVMVPPDIEGGVVSETKEGTFTVEETVVELEDGTEISMHQEWPVREQRPTVEKETPKTPLVSGQRILDGLFPLAKGGTAAIPGPFGSGKTVTQQSLAKFADADIVVYIGCGERGNEMTEVIEDFPELPDPQSGNPLMARTCLIANTSNMPVAARESCVYTGITIAEHYRDMGYDVALMADSTSRWAEAMREISSRLEEMPGEEGYPAYLAARLSQFYERAGYFQNVNGTEGSISVIGAVSPPGGDFSEPVTQNTLRIVKTFWALDSDLAERRHFPAINWNDSYSLYREQLDEWFRENVADDWPEKRQWAVDTLDEEDELQEIVQLVGKDALPEDQQLTLEVARFLREGYLQQNALHDVDRYCPPEKTYRILEVIKEFNDEAFDALDAGVPIDEIIGIEAAPRINRIGTTPEDEYDEFVDELAEDITEQLRSLY; this is encoded by the coding sequence ATGAGTCAAGCAACTGATCCGGAGACGACGCCCGCAGACGCCGGCGTGATCCGGAGCGTGAGTGGGCCGGTCGTCACCGCGACCGACCTCGACGCCCGGATGAACGACGTGGTGTACGTCGGCGACGAGGGCCTGATGGGCGAAGTGATCGAGATCGAGGGTGACGTGACCACGATCCAGGTGTACGAGGAGACCTCGGGGGTCGCCCCCGGCGAGCCCGTCGAGAACACGGGCGAGCCGCTGACGGTCGACCTCGGCCCGGGGATGCTCGACACCATCTACGACGGTGTCCAACGGCCACTCGACGTGCTCGAAGAGAAGATGGACAGTGCGTTCCTCGACCGCGGCGTCGACGCCCCGGGGATCGACATGGAGGCGGAGTGGGAGTTCACCCCCGAGGTCGAGGCGGGAGACAAAGTCGAGTCCGGTGACGTGCTCGGAGTCGTCCCGGAGACGGTCACCATCGACCACAAGGTGATGGTGCCGCCGGACATCGAGGGCGGTGTCGTCAGCGAGACGAAGGAGGGCACCTTCACCGTCGAGGAGACGGTCGTCGAGTTGGAAGACGGCACGGAGATCTCGATGCACCAGGAGTGGCCGGTGCGCGAGCAACGGCCGACCGTCGAGAAGGAGACGCCGAAGACGCCGTTGGTGTCCGGCCAACGGATCCTCGACGGGTTGTTCCCGTTGGCGAAGGGCGGGACGGCGGCGATTCCGGGGCCGTTCGGCTCCGGGAAGACCGTCACCCAGCAGTCGTTGGCGAAGTTCGCGGACGCGGACATCGTCGTCTACATCGGCTGCGGGGAGCGCGGCAACGAGATGACGGAGGTCATCGAGGACTTCCCGGAGCTGCCGGACCCACAGTCCGGCAACCCGTTGATGGCCCGGACCTGTCTCATCGCCAACACGTCGAACATGCCCGTCGCCGCACGAGAGTCGTGCGTGTACACGGGGATCACCATCGCCGAGCACTACCGCGACATGGGGTACGACGTGGCCCTGATGGCCGACTCCACCTCGCGGTGGGCGGAGGCGATGCGGGAGATCTCCTCCCGGCTGGAGGAGATGCCCGGCGAGGAGGGGTACCCGGCGTACCTCGCCGCCCGCCTGAGTCAGTTCTACGAGCGGGCCGGCTACTTCCAGAACGTCAACGGCACGGAGGGGTCGATCTCCGTGATCGGCGCCGTCTCCCCGCCGGGGGGTGACTTCTCCGAGCCGGTGACCCAGAACACGCTGCGGATCGTGAAGACGTTCTGGGCGTTGGACTCCGACCTGGCGGAGCGCCGGCACTTCCCGGCGATCAACTGGAACGACTCCTACTCGCTGTACCGCGAACAGCTCGACGAGTGGTTCCGGGAGAACGTCGCGGACGACTGGCCGGAGAAGCGCCAGTGGGCCGTCGACACCCTGGACGAGGAAGACGAACTCCAAGAGATCGTCCAGCTCGTCGGGAAGGACGCCCTGCCGGAGGACCAACAGCTCACTCTGGAGGTGGCGCGGTTCCTGCGTGAGGGGTACCTCCAGCAGAACGCGCTCCACGACGTGGACCGGTACTGCCCGCCGGAGAAGACGTACCGCATCCTCGAGGTCATCAAGGAGTTCAACGACGAGGCGTTCGACGCACTGGACGCCGGTGTTCCGATCGACGAGATCATCGGGATCGAGGCGGCCCCGCGGATCAACCGGATCGGAACCACGCCGGAAGACGAGTACGACGAGTTCGTCGACGAACTCGCCGAAGACATCACCGAACAGCTGCGTTCGCTCTACTAA
- a CDS encoding V-type ATP synthase subunit F, with the protein MSQEIAVIGSPEFTTGFRLAGVRKFEDVPEDEKDEQLDDAVERTLADDDVGIVVMRDSDLEHLSRGVRESVQGSVDPVLVTLGAGAGGSGLREQIKRAIGIDLMAEDEEDQERGTP; encoded by the coding sequence ATGAGCCAGGAGATCGCAGTGATCGGCAGTCCGGAGTTCACTACTGGGTTCCGGCTGGCCGGTGTACGGAAGTTCGAGGACGTGCCGGAAGACGAGAAGGACGAGCAGCTGGACGACGCCGTCGAACGGACGCTCGCCGACGACGACGTCGGCATCGTCGTGATGCGCGACAGCGACCTGGAGCACCTCTCTCGGGGGGTCCGGGAGTCCGTCCAGGGGAGCGTCGACCCGGTGCTCGTCACGCTCGGTGCCGGTGCCGGCGGCAGCGGGCTGCGCGAACAGATCAAACGCGCCATCGGGATCGACCTGATGGCGGAAGACGAGGAAGACCAGGAACGGGGGACACCCTGA